The following proteins are encoded in a genomic region of Helicobacter macacae MIT 99-5501:
- the feoB gene encoding ferrous iron transport protein B translates to MTKTPPSQTSQNTHSTSQLTIALVGQPNVGKSSLINAISGANLKVGNFSGVTVQKDEVRFSYKDTQINIVDLPGTYSLNDYSPDEKITKDFLESRQYDIVLNVLDSTNLARNLALSAQIMGLGVKCVLGLNMIDEAKADGIEIDTELLSEILGVACIPISAQKRHNIHALFDTLIDTHNKPFCEPKRIYDDLLESSIGKIEEFLLQKSFYELNSYPSQKEALSSRIIAILLLRLDTNLYAYLHDKPCYTQVTQFVNEVSANLTKQSGEENIQSIFNQDSISFAQGAAQEVLSYKKPPLLDEANLVRETSTDFAISTDSLDSTQSQTSLKPSTNSTKSPLKNFSTSLSTHFGKNFRKKDFDMPSSLERTKRIDFILLHKFFGLPIFFLLMFLLFEMTFYVGGFAKDYIEDGFAKFGEFLGEVLASHPQAISLICDGIIGGVGTVLAFLPLIAVLYFGIAILEGSGYMARVAFLFDGFLHKFGLHGKSFIPMIAGFGCSVPAYMATRTLKNQNERLITLFVIGFMSCSARLPIYVLFVGAFFPEKYAGFVLFGIYVLGGAVALMMAKVLKLSLFRGRDEPFVMEMPKYRIPNFRTVWFSIWGKVVMFLKKAGGFILIASVLIWFASQYPKNPQIDEIYEAKKQEVLESKNLSEEQKNEEIAHLENEQKEKFLRGTYSGRVGEILEPVFAPMGFDWRLSISIVTGFAAKEVVVSTLGVLYSLGEGVEEDSSSLQQMLRDSISFPSAVAFVVFVMFYIPCFAATISFGREAGGIKFVGYLFVFTTIVAYIFSLISYWVALLGYSFFMR, encoded by the coding sequence ATGACAAAAACCCCTCCCTCACAAACCTCACAAAACACCCATTCTACTTCCCAGCTTACAATAGCCCTTGTCGGTCAGCCAAATGTCGGCAAAAGCTCTCTTATCAACGCTATAAGTGGCGCAAATCTAAAAGTAGGTAATTTTAGTGGCGTAACGGTGCAAAAAGATGAAGTGCGCTTCAGCTACAAAGACACACAAATAAATATCGTGGATTTGCCCGGGACTTATAGCCTAAATGACTATTCGCCAGATGAAAAAATCACCAAAGATTTTTTGGAATCTAGGCAATATGACATCGTGCTAAATGTGCTAGATTCTACCAATCTAGCGCGAAATCTAGCTCTAAGTGCGCAAATAATGGGACTTGGTGTGAAGTGCGTGCTGGGACTAAATATGATAGATGAGGCAAAAGCCGATGGAATAGAGATTGACACAGAGCTATTAAGCGAGATATTGGGCGTGGCTTGCATACCTATTTCAGCGCAAAAACGACACAATATCCACGCACTATTTGATACGCTCATAGATACGCACAATAAGCCATTTTGCGAGCCAAAGCGCATTTATGATGATTTATTAGAATCTAGCATTGGCAAAATTGAGGAGTTTTTGCTCCAAAAAAGTTTTTATGAGCTAAATTCTTATCCTAGCCAAAAAGAAGCACTCTCAAGTAGAATCATAGCGATTTTGCTACTTCGGCTTGATACAAATCTGTATGCTTATTTGCACGATAAGCCTTGCTATACGCAAGTTACGCAGTTTGTCAATGAGGTAAGCGCAAATCTCACAAAACAAAGTGGGGAGGAAAATATCCAAAGCATTTTTAACCAAGATTCTATAAGCTTCGCACAAGGCGCAGCCCAAGAAGTGCTAAGCTATAAAAAACCACCCCTGCTAGATGAAGCAAATCTAGTGCGAGAAACAAGCACAGATTTTGCAATCTCCACAGATTCGCTAGATTCCACACAAAGCCAAACAAGTCTAAAACCTAGCACAAACTCTACAAAATCCCCCCTCAAAAACTTCTCTACAAGCCTCTCTACACATTTTGGCAAAAATTTTCGCAAAAAAGATTTTGATATGCCAAGCTCACTAGAGCGCACAAAACGCATAGATTTTATTTTGCTTCACAAATTTTTTGGCTTGCCTATTTTCTTTTTGCTTATGTTTTTGCTTTTTGAGATGACTTTCTATGTCGGTGGTTTTGCAAAGGACTACATAGAGGATGGTTTTGCCAAGTTTGGGGAGTTTTTGGGCGAAGTGCTTGCAAGCCACCCTCAAGCTATCTCACTTATCTGTGATGGCATCATCGGTGGTGTGGGCACGGTGCTAGCATTTTTGCCGCTCATTGCGGTGCTGTATTTTGGGATTGCGATTTTGGAGGGGAGCGGATATATGGCTAGAGTGGCGTTTTTGTTTGACGGATTTTTGCACAAATTTGGCTTGCACGGCAAAAGTTTTATCCCTATGATTGCGGGGTTTGGCTGCTCTGTGCCTGCATATATGGCGACCCGCACGCTAAAAAACCAAAACGAGCGACTTATCACGCTTTTTGTGATTGGCTTTATGAGCTGTTCGGCTAGATTACCTATTTATGTGCTATTTGTAGGGGCATTTTTCCCTGAAAAATACGCTGGATTTGTGCTTTTTGGGATTTATGTGCTTGGTGGGGCGGTGGCACTTATGATGGCAAAAGTGCTAAAACTATCGCTTTTTCGTGGCAGAGATGAACCATTTGTAATGGAAATGCCAAAATACAGAATCCCAAATTTTCGCACCGTGTGGTTTAGTATCTGGGGCAAGGTGGTTATGTTTCTAAAAAAGGCTGGTGGATTTATCCTTATTGCTTCTGTGCTGATTTGGTTTGCTTCACAATACCCCAAAAATCCCCAAATAGATGAAATCTATGAAGCCAAAAAACAAGAAGTGCTAGAGAGTAAAAACCTTAGCGAAGAGCAAAAAAACGAGGAAATCGCCCATCTAGAAAACGAGCAAAAAGAGAAGTTTTTGCGCGGGACTTACTCGGGTAGAGTAGGGGAGATTTTGGAGCCTGTGTTTGCTCCTATGGGGTTTGATTGGAGGTTGTCTATTTCGATAGTTACGGGGTTTGCAGCAAAGGAAGTTGTCGTATCCACACTTGGCGTTCTCTACTCACTTGGCGAGGGTGTAGAGGAGGACTCTAGTTCTTTGCAGCAAATGCTAAGAGATAGCATTTCTTTTCCTAGTGCGGTGGCATTTGTGGTGTTTGTGATGTTTTATATCCCTTGCTTTGCGGCGACTATTAGCTTTGGGCGTGAGGCTGGGGGAATCAAGTTTGTTGGATATTTATTTGTTTTTACTACTATTGTGGCATATATTTTTTCACTTATTTCGTATTGGGTGGCGTTGCTTGGGTATAGCTTTTTTATGCGGTAG
- a CDS encoding phosphopantothenoylcysteine decarboxylase domain-containing protein, translating into MKNGYEKIQPLKHKNILLCVSGSIAAYKAVEILSGLKKLGANVAVVLSEEAKRFISPLSFEAISHTQVLHKDTESWVDFGKSLDFLDSNFCADLPADFRADSIKVPCVDSANDFCANSASNSSVSKPSTADFAPPYPHPKSHIAYAKWAHIVLLAPATANTITKLAYGVADNLIVQTLLATNSKHTQILLSPAMNTQMFLSSQVQGALDRLQDYGYEIIPPKEALLACDEYGVGALAEVEEIIFRTLRASYMRDLPLRVKKPSKNSKQNNFSQSDSKQNNFEQNDFWQSDFWEGREVIITGGGAISPIDTVRAISNHSSGKQAIALAKAAYTLGAKVTLISSKIDSFLPSQIECIDAQSNGDYKEAIESKLRDFGSFGDCENFGDFDDSAKSKSIKDKTPSERKKPVLFMAAALCDYTLQSPKTYKIKKSTSPNLTLELQSCEDVLASIDSEKIYKVGFKAESIAQKNEKNAPKNTLEDALKNAKKMLRSANEGGKDCSCVCLNAISKISTPFGAEDNSFYLLDSRALHDESSDACENIAFLPPQSKLALSYKILDFVQSSLQGSVFAKSKNTSSTKSNTAKNK; encoded by the coding sequence ATGAAAAATGGCTATGAAAAAATTCAACCACTAAAGCACAAAAATATCTTACTATGCGTAAGTGGCTCTATCGCAGCGTATAAAGCAGTAGAGATTCTAAGTGGTTTAAAAAAACTCGGTGCAAATGTCGCTGTGGTGCTAAGCGAAGAGGCAAAGAGATTTATCTCTCCGCTTAGCTTTGAGGCTATCTCTCATACTCAAGTTTTGCACAAAGACACAGAAAGCTGGGTGGATTTTGGAAAATCTTTGGATTTTTTGGATTCTAATTTTTGCGCGGATTTACCCGCTGATTTTCGTGCCGATTCTATCAAAGTCCCTTGCGTTGATTCTGCTAATGATTTTTGCGCTAATTCTGCTAGCAATTCTAGCGTTTCAAAACCTAGCACCGCAGATTTTGCTCCCCCTTATCCACACCCCAAATCCCACATAGCTTATGCAAAATGGGCACATATAGTCTTGCTAGCCCCTGCCACTGCAAATACCATAACCAAGCTCGCTTATGGCGTAGCAGATAATCTCATAGTCCAAACCCTGCTAGCCACCAATTCTAAACACACGCAAATCCTCCTATCTCCTGCGATGAATACACAAATGTTTTTATCCTCGCAAGTGCAGGGCGCACTTGATAGATTGCAAGACTATGGCTATGAAATAATCCCACCAAAAGAAGCACTACTAGCGTGCGATGAATACGGAGTAGGCGCACTTGCAGAAGTAGAAGAAATCATTTTTCGCACGCTTCGGGCTAGCTATATGCGAGATTTGCCACTAAGGGTAAAAAAGCCTAGCAAAAATTCTAAGCAAAATAATTTCTCTCAAAGTGATTCTAAGCAAAATAATTTTGAGCAAAATGACTTTTGGCAAAGTGATTTTTGGGAGGGCAGAGAAGTCATCATCACAGGTGGTGGTGCGATTTCGCCTATCGATACCGTGCGGGCTATCAGCAACCACTCTAGTGGCAAGCAAGCAATCGCCCTAGCAAAAGCAGCCTACACGCTAGGAGCAAAAGTTACGCTTATTTCCTCAAAAATCGATAGCTTTTTGCCTAGCCAAATAGAGTGTATAGACGCGCAAAGTAATGGCGACTACAAAGAAGCGATAGAATCCAAACTGCGAGATTTTGGTAGCTTTGGGGATTGTGAGAATTTTGGCGATTTTGATGATAGTGCAAAATCAAAAAGCATAAAAGATAAAACACCTAGCGAGCGCAAAAAACCTGTGCTATTTATGGCAGCTGCACTATGCGACTACACACTACAATCCCCCAAAACATACAAAATCAAAAAATCCACCTCGCCAAATCTCACACTAGAGCTACAATCCTGCGAAGATGTCCTAGCAAGCATAGATAGTGAGAAAATCTACAAAGTGGGATTTAAAGCTGAAAGTATCGCACAAAAAAATGAGAAAAACGCACCAAAAAACACTCTAGAAGACGCGCTAAAAAACGCAAAAAAAATGCTTCGTAGCGCAAACGAGGGAGGCAAAGACTGCTCTTGTGTATGTCTAAACGCTATCTCAAAAATCTCTACCCCCTTTGGAGCGGAGGATAATAGCTTTTATTTGCTAGATTCTAGGGCATTGCACGATGAAAGTAGCGATGCGTGCGAGAATATCGCGTTTTTACCACCGCAATCAAAGCTAGCACTATCTTACAAAATCCTTGACTTTGTCCAATCTAGCTTGCAAGGCTCGGTTTTTGCAAAAAGCAAAAACACCTCAAGCACAAAATCAAACACTGCAAAAAACAAATGA
- a CDS encoding tetratricopeptide repeat protein has protein sequence MKRLVLACGILASVVSVSIGAMSDDEWQRARHNCFDNRDKNSCYALINDGLPSVEQCYAQKGKGNCSFVGGIYYFAGRYKEAIPYFEKTIALGDNLGYVSLASVYHDLQDYYNAKKYYEIACDTIDGFLMQADACLVVAKMYDRGQGVKRNSSTAKQYYGKACNLGNQRACSEILLDMVRLTPEYQKLELESKKRELESKKLELERLELEQKLQKYR, from the coding sequence ATGAAAAGATTGGTGCTAGCGTGTGGGATTTTGGCAAGTGTAGTGAGTGTAAGTATAGGTGCGATGAGTGATGATGAATGGCAGAGAGCTAGACATAATTGCTTTGACAATAGAGACAAAAATTCGTGCTACGCACTTATAAACGATGGTTTGCCAAGTGTGGAGCAGTGCTACGCACAAAAAGGCAAAGGTAATTGTTCGTTTGTTGGGGGAATTTATTATTTTGCAGGGCGATACAAAGAGGCGATACCATACTTTGAAAAAACTATTGCTTTGGGGGATAATTTGGGATATGTATCATTAGCAAGTGTTTATCACGATTTGCAAGATTACTATAATGCAAAGAAATACTATGAAATAGCGTGTGATACGATTGATGGATTTTTAATGCAGGCAGATGCTTGTTTGGTTGTAGCGAAAATGTATGATAGAGGTCAAGGTGTGAAGAGAAATAGTTCCACCGCTAAGCAATACTATGGCAAAGCCTGTAATTTGGGCAACCAACGAGCGTGTTCTGAGATTCTGCTTGATATGGTGAGATTAACACCTGAATATCAAAAGCTAGAGCTAGAAAGCAAAAAACGAGAACTAGAAAGCAAAAAACTAGAACTAGAGCGACTAGAGCTAGAACAAAAACTGCAAAAATATAGATAA
- the flgA gene encoding flagellar basal body P-ring formation chaperone FlgA, producing MWLKKILKICKNFGKIFGVVCLCVCHFALAMQNNAQQNMQDEISPQMDLQTQEYIITNEEGIKEYILSQYKALYPHFELESISIDMPKSLNPQAKIRKLSLPSSATKKPNGTIIATILQGKGVVSVPIGYHIYANVLIVQATLSIKTGTDITQQNTQTQWISISAIKGNPLPPQEIGNVSARSLIPPNSIITRDKVQERILVRKGDKITGLYKSQSMQAQIALKALQNGSKGNIIKAQNLQSGKILQVRIVDEGVGEIL from the coding sequence ATGTGGCTAAAAAAAATACTAAAAATTTGCAAGAATTTTGGCAAGATTTTTGGGGTAGTGTGCTTATGTGTATGTCATTTTGCTTTGGCAATGCAAAATAACGCACAACAAAATATGCAAGATGAAATAAGCCCACAAATGGACTTGCAAACACAAGAATACATAATCACAAATGAGGAGGGCATAAAAGAATATATTCTCTCTCAATACAAGGCATTGTATCCGCACTTTGAGCTAGAAAGCATAAGCATAGATATGCCAAAAAGCCTAAATCCGCAAGCCAAAATCCGCAAACTAAGCCTGCCAAGTAGCGCTACCAAAAAGCCAAATGGGACGATTATCGCTACGATTTTGCAGGGCAAAGGAGTGGTTTCTGTGCCTATTGGCTATCATATCTATGCAAATGTCCTCATAGTCCAAGCAACACTATCAATAAAAACAGGCACAGATATAACACAGCAAAACACACAAACACAATGGATAAGCATCTCTGCCATAAAAGGAAATCCCCTGCCACCCCAAGAGATAGGAAATGTCTCTGCTCGCTCGCTTATCCCACCAAACTCTATCATTACCCGCGATAAAGTCCAAGAGCGGATTTTGGTTCGCAAAGGCGACAAAATCACAGGGCTTTATAAATCACAATCTATGCAGGCTCAAATCGCGCTAAAAGCCCTGCAAAACGGCTCAAAAGGCAATATCATAAAAGCGCAGAATCTCCAAAGTGGCAAAATCTTGCAAGTGCGGATTGTCGATGAGGGAGTGGGCGAGATTTTGTAA
- the ybeY gene encoding rRNA maturation RNase YbeY: MLEICNHTKSTLPQGIESRLDSTVGVVLESVLDFRLDCALDSASKSTLDSASLDSALGYFCRDSKNLCEKIHIELVFVSSAKMRKINKEFLAKDYATDVLSFPLIDFPLIDSADSPLVDFLLEKLQDLSLDSSEFLPLLLGSIVINLPLARKNSLKFAHSLDDEIIILFIHAVLHLLGFDHERDRGAHRQKEREIMQKLDLSKSIKSLISRASSPQ, translated from the coding sequence TTGCTAGAGATATGCAATCACACAAAAAGCACACTGCCTCAAGGGATAGAATCTCGCTTAGATTCTACGGTCGGTGTGGTGCTTGAGAGTGTGCTAGATTTTAGGCTAGATTGCGCTTTGGATTCTGCTTCAAAATCTACTTTAGATTCCGCTTCTTTAGATTCCGCTTTGGGCTATTTTTGTCGTGATAGTAAAAATCTCTGTGAAAAAATCCATATCGAGCTAGTCTTTGTAAGCAGCGCAAAGATGCGTAAAATCAACAAAGAATTTTTAGCCAAAGACTATGCTACCGATGTGCTAAGCTTTCCTCTCATAGATTTCCCGCTTATAGATTCTGCAGATTCGCCTTTAGTAGATTTTTTGCTTGAAAAACTGCAAGATTTATCGCTAGATTCTAGCGAGTTTTTGCCATTATTGCTAGGCAGTATCGTTATAAACCTCCCTCTAGCACGCAAAAATAGCCTAAAATTTGCTCATAGCCTAGATGATGAAATCATTATTTTATTTATCCACGCGGTGCTACATTTGCTAGGATTTGACCACGAGAGAGATAGAGGAGCGCACAGGCAAAAAGAGCGTGAGATAATGCAAAAACTTGACTTATCCAAAAGCATAAAAAGCCTTATTTCTAGGGCGAGTTCTCCACAATGA
- a CDS encoding AAA family ATPase, whose protein sequence is MIESIHIQNFKSIENQVFDFKPITILTGTNSCGKSSIIQAILLYSHYAARREEKYKANSLKKYIDNLGDTKSLVSIAQNTNEREKTFIQPTIDGYNESFLSFGIHTDIIGLIETKKEKMLIFEENLYYISANRIGQENLPQSNEYEKCGINGEYIFGFYEDNKNVRLQNEKLIFKDKIKNGKEPTAESLSAQVSFWLNKILDLNLIPRTERIDNTKVKLIYKNSDLHNFDITPFNLGAGVSYLAKILILGLSLKEGDILIVENPEVHLHPKAISKFAEFFVFLANGRVQVILETHSEHIINKMRYSVFKGQISKDNIQIYYRERFDTPFESIQINEKGKYINENNEVIEFPKGFFDSDLDELLEMM, encoded by the coding sequence ATGATAGAAAGCATCCACATACAAAATTTTAAAAGTATAGAGAATCAGGTTTTTGATTTTAAGCCAATCACTATACTTACAGGAACAAATTCTTGTGGGAAGTCAAGCATAATACAAGCTATACTTCTTTACTCTCACTATGCTGCTAGACGCGAGGAAAAATATAAGGCAAATTCACTCAAAAAATATATTGATAATCTTGGCGATACAAAATCACTTGTTTCTATTGCGCAAAATACTAATGAAAGAGAAAAAACTTTTATTCAACCAACAATAGACGGCTACAATGAATCATTTTTGTCTTTTGGTATTCATACTGATATTATTGGCTTAATAGAGACAAAAAAAGAAAAAATGTTGATTTTTGAGGAAAATTTATACTATATTTCCGCCAATCGTATAGGGCAAGAAAATTTACCGCAGAGTAATGAGTATGAAAAATGTGGTATAAATGGAGAATATATTTTTGGTTTTTATGAGGATAATAAAAATGTTAGACTACAAAATGAAAAACTTATTTTTAAAGATAAGATTAAAAACGGTAAAGAACCAACGGCAGAATCCCTAAGCGCACAAGTTAGTTTTTGGTTAAATAAAATTTTGGATTTAAATTTGATTCCTAGAACAGAAAGAATAGATAATACAAAAGTCAAGCTAATATATAAGAATAGTGATTTGCACAATTTTGATATTACTCCTTTTAATCTCGGTGCAGGAGTGAGTTATCTTGCAAAAATTCTTATTTTAGGGTTATCGCTTAAAGAGGGGGATATACTCATTGTAGAGAATCCAGAAGTGCATTTACATCCAAAAGCTATCTCTAAATTTGCCGAATTTTTTGTATTTTTAGCAAATGGTAGAGTCCAAGTCATTTTAGAAACGCACTCCGAACATATCATCAATAAAATGCGTTATTCTGTATTTAAAGGGCAAATTTCCAAAGACAATATACAAATTTACTACCGAGAAAGATTCGATACACCTTTTGAATCTATACAAATCAACGAAAAAGGTAAATATATCAATGAAAATAATGAGGTTATAGAATTTCCAAAGGGATTTTTTGATAGTGATTTAGATGAATTATTGGAGATGATGTAA
- a CDS encoding DUF262 domain-containing protein, producing the protein MDNVKNSECKIDIEGEETLDNISSDNDEIYPLSSIRIEKGRMSLYEVKRQYEERKQLVLDPEFQREYVWTQKQKSELIESILMGIPIPIVYLFQTRDARIQVVDGRQRIGAVIDFMNNKFKLAELKIIKDIKGKKFADLKPIQQRKIEDYQIDTYLIQPPTPERVKFDIFDRVNRGGTRLNNQEMRNALYQGQSTKLLKELSELDSFKKATNNSIKPKQMKDRYIILRFIGFYLYFSKQLDGIEYKGNIDDFLAEVMQFLNKADEKLISDLKNIFDETMDFAHINFGGNVFRFSSEGYKRNKRPINMALFECLSYMFALCVKNNIVVKNNEVENLKNSFDESNKFVSGIDNVPNVDYRFNEVKKLIGAV; encoded by the coding sequence ATGGATAATGTAAAAAATTCGGAGTGCAAGATTGATATTGAGGGTGAGGAAACTCTCGATAACATTTCCAGCGATAATGATGAAATTTACCCACTCAGTTCTATTCGCATAGAAAAAGGTAGAATGAGCCTTTATGAAGTGAAAAGGCAATATGAAGAAAGAAAACAACTTGTTTTAGACCCTGAATTTCAAAGAGAATATGTTTGGACTCAAAAACAAAAATCTGAACTTATAGAATCTATACTAATGGGTATTCCTATTCCAATAGTGTATCTTTTTCAAACAAGAGATGCGCGTATTCAAGTTGTTGATGGTAGACAAAGGATAGGTGCTGTAATTGACTTTATGAATAATAAATTTAAACTTGCAGAATTAAAAATAATAAAAGACATAAAAGGTAAAAAGTTTGCAGATTTAAAACCAATACAGCAAAGAAAAATAGAGGATTATCAAATAGATACTTATCTCATACAGCCACCTACGCCCGAAAGGGTAAAATTTGATATTTTTGATAGAGTTAATCGTGGTGGAACAAGGCTAAACAATCAAGAAATGAGAAATGCACTATATCAAGGACAATCTACAAAATTATTAAAAGAATTAAGTGAATTAGACAGCTTTAAAAAAGCAACTAATAATTCAATCAAACCAAAACAAATGAAAGATAGATATATTATTTTAAGATTTATTGGTTTTTATTTATATTTTTCAAAACAACTTGATGGTATTGAATATAAGGGCAATATAGATGATTTTTTGGCAGAAGTAATGCAGTTTTTAAACAAAGCTGATGAAAAACTAATCAGTGATTTGAAAAATATATTTGATGAAACTATGGATTTTGCTCATATAAATTTTGGTGGTAATGTGTTTCGATTTAGTAGTGAGGGATACAAAAGAAATAAACGTCCAATAAATATGGCTTTATTTGAATGTTTAAGCTATATGTTTGCTTTGTGTGTAAAAAATAACATTGTAGTAAAAAACAATGAAGTAGAAAACTTAAAAAATAGCTTTGATGAATCTAATAAATTTGTAAGCGGAATTGATAATGTGCCAAATGTTGATTATCGGTTTAATGAAGTAAAAAAACTTATAGGAGCCGTGTAA
- a CDS encoding SIR2 family NAD-dependent protein deacylase: protein MSKKHRKLVVFSGAGLSADSGMATFRDSDGLWASYDPLEVCNFKNWEKNYELVHRFYNLRREELKSVKPNAMHEFLANLPNLLARESIEVIYLTQNVDDLLERAGAQNVIHLHGELTKIICPKCHHISDIGYECFDSTTPCPKCANKKQKPKIVFFYESAPLYEVMNAVFFSLGKDDSVLVVGTSGSVIPIGVILGQSSEIGLKILNNLAPSPYIDEGLFDKVIYSKAIEAIPQIKQEIETFFGV from the coding sequence ATGAGCAAAAAGCATAGAAAACTTGTGGTTTTTAGCGGAGCAGGGCTAAGTGCGGACTCTGGGATGGCTACTTTTCGTGATAGTGATGGGCTATGGGCGAGCTATGACCCGCTTGAAGTATGCAATTTCAAAAATTGGGAGAAAAACTACGAGTTAGTGCATAGGTTTTATAACCTGCGTAGAGAGGAGCTAAAAAGTGTCAAGCCAAATGCTATGCACGAGTTTTTGGCTAACTTGCCCAATTTGCTAGCTAGAGAATCTATCGAAGTAATCTATCTCACCCAAAATGTCGATGACTTGCTAGAGCGAGCAGGCGCACAAAATGTAATCCACCTGCACGGAGAGCTAACCAAAATCATCTGCCCAAAGTGTCATCATATCAGCGATATAGGCTATGAATGCTTTGATAGCACTACTCCCTGTCCCAAATGCGCCAACAAAAAGCAAAAGCCAAAAATCGTGTTTTTTTATGAGAGTGCGCCACTATATGAGGTGATGAACGCGGTGTTTTTCTCGCTTGGCAAAGATGATAGTGTGCTTGTGGTGGGCACAAGTGGGAGTGTCATACCTATCGGTGTGATTTTGGGACAAAGTAGCGAGATAGGACTAAAAATCCTAAACAACCTCGCGCCATCGCCATATATCGATGAGGGATTGTTTGACAAAGTCATATATAGCAAAGCCATAGAAGCAATCCCACAAATCAAGCAAGAAATAGAAACATTTTTTGGAGTTTAG
- a CDS encoding MATE family efflux transporter translates to MIQMTYRQKVRKILRIALPSGANSLLDIIVMALGMLFMGYFGQEHIVAVSIAMQFMMMFFAINAIFYIGTNAQISRLYGMRDSTSASMVFSTLFLLCAICGIPFVCVAYLGTDGFISWFDLSEKSNELTKQFLNIAIFTLPAMLLKNIITAAFAAMGNTLSIFIVRIFSTIFCIVANYFLIFEVRIEVFGSVYQLGAGLEIIGAALSSVLTSYVELALFALLAWKKGKFFIQCFGIFWKYFYIALKIGIPTGIERFLTLGSLVLTTKFIASFGDIAVAGSQIGSRIESFAFMPGFGFMVAAMALTGQNLGANRVWLAEDLNKTILQIASVVMGILGIFMVVFATPLSKIFYDDDSVIEVAKWYLWAVGASQAPLIWVFVLDGVLRGAGITKKSLMINAMSIWVFRIAPMWVGIELGFGIWWVFVLIFVETYIRAGLFYVVYARGSWKRTGKDIF, encoded by the coding sequence ATGATACAAATGACTTATCGCCAAAAGGTGCGCAAAATCCTCCGCATAGCACTTCCTTCAGGCGCAAATTCATTGCTTGATATTATCGTAATGGCATTAGGAATGCTATTTATGGGGTATTTTGGGCAAGAACACATTGTGGCAGTTTCTATCGCTATGCAGTTTATGATGATGTTTTTTGCGATAAATGCGATATTTTACATCGGCACAAATGCCCAGATTTCTAGGCTTTATGGTATGAGGGATTCTACAAGTGCTTCTATGGTGTTTTCTACGCTTTTTTTGTTATGTGCGATTTGTGGGATTCCATTTGTGTGTGTGGCATATCTTGGCACAGATGGATTTATCTCGTGGTTTGATTTGAGCGAGAAGTCAAACGAGCTAACCAAGCAGTTTTTAAACATAGCGATTTTTACCCTCCCTGCGATGCTGCTAAAAAACATTATCACCGCAGCCTTTGCTGCTATGGGAAACACACTTAGCATTTTTATCGTGCGGATTTTTAGCACGATTTTTTGCATAGTGGCAAACTATTTTTTGATTTTTGAAGTGCGTATAGAGGTTTTTGGCAGTGTCTATCAGCTAGGTGCAGGACTAGAAATCATCGGTGCTGCGCTCTCAAGCGTGCTTACAAGCTATGTGGAGCTAGCATTATTTGCACTTCTTGCGTGGAAAAAAGGCAAGTTTTTTATCCAATGTTTTGGAATATTTTGGAAATATTTTTATATTGCGCTAAAGATTGGGATTCCAACAGGTATAGAGCGGTTTTTGACACTTGGCTCTTTGGTGCTTACCACGAAGTTTATCGCTAGCTTTGGCGATATAGCCGTAGCAGGCTCACAAATCGGCTCTCGCATAGAATCCTTTGCTTTTATGCCGGGATTTGGGTTTATGGTGGCAGCTATGGCTCTCACAGGGCAAAATCTAGGCGCAAATCGCGTGTGGCTAGCAGAGGATTTGAATAAAACGATTTTACAAATCGCTAGCGTGGTAATGGGGATTTTGGGGATTTTTATGGTGGTTTTTGCCACTCCTTTAAGCAAAATCTTTTATGATGATGATTCTGTCATAGAGGTAGCGAAGTGGTATCTGTGGGCAGTTGGGGCTTCTCAAGCCCCACTTATTTGGGTGTTTGTGCTTGATGGTGTGCTTCGCGGAGCGGGGATAACCAAAAAAAGCCTTATGATAAATGCTATGAGTATTTGGGTGTTTCGCATAGCTCCTATGTGGGTGGGGATAGAGCTTGGATTTGGCATTTGGTGGGTGTTTGTGCTGATTTTTGTAGAGACTTATATCCGCGCAGGGCTTTTTTATGTCGTATATGCTAGGGGAAGTTGGAAGCGCACAGGCAAAGATATTTTTTGA